Proteins encoded within one genomic window of Elephas maximus indicus isolate mEleMax1 chromosome 21, mEleMax1 primary haplotype, whole genome shotgun sequence:
- the HERPUD1 gene encoding homocysteine-responsive endoplasmic reticulum-resident ubiquitin-like domain member 1 protein isoform X1: MEPDAQPELEPLTLLVKSPNQRHRDLELSCERSWTVGHLKAHLSRVYPERPRPEDQRLIYSGKLLLDHQCLRDLLPKQEKRHVLHLVCNVKTPSKTPETSAKVAESTEQPTGLNQGQYPGDSSSDGLRQREALRNLSPSGWENMSRPEAAQQTFQGLGPGFTGYTTYGWLQLSWFQQIYARQYYMQYLAATAASGAFVPPPSAQEIPVVTAPAPAPIHNQFPAENQPANQNAAPQVVVNPAANQNLRMNAQGGPIVEEDDEINRDWLDWTYSAATFSVFLSILYFYSSLSRFLMVMGATVVMYLHHVGWFPFRQRPVENFPDDGPPFEAVNQDPNNNLQEGGSDPETEDPNHLPPDRDVLEEQTSPSFMSTAWLVFKTFFASLLPEGPPAIAN, from the exons ATGGAGCCAGATGCCCAGCCTGAACTGGAGCCCCTCACGCTCCTGGTGAAGAGCCCCAACCAGCGCCACCGCGACCTGGAGCTGAGCTGCGAACGCAGCTGGACCGTGGGTCACCTCAAGGCCCACCTGAGCCGTGTCTACCCCGAGCGCCCG CGTCCGGAGGACCAGAGGTTAATTTATTCTGGGAAGCTGTTGTTGGATCACCAGTGTCTCAGGGacttgcttccaaag CAGGAAAAACGGCATGTTTTGCATCTGGTGTGCAACGTGAAGACGCCTTCAAAAACACCAGAAACCAGTGCAAAG GTTGCTGAATCCACAGAGCAGCCCACTGGTCTTAATCAGGGACAGTACCCTGGGGATTCCTCAAGTGATGGTTTAAGACAAAGGGAGGCTCTTCGAAACCTTTCTCCCTCTGGATGGGAGAACATGTCTAG aCCTGAAGCTGCCCAGCAGACGTTCCAAGGCCTGGGGCCTGGTTTCACGGGCTACACAACTTATGGGTGGCTGCAGCTGTCCTGGTTCCAGCAGATATACGCCCGGCAGTACTACATGCAGTA TTTAGCAGCCACTGCTGCCTCGGGGGCTTTTGTCCCACCACCAAGTGCACAAGAGATACCTGTGGTCACAGCACCGGCTCCAGCCCCAATTCACAACCAGTTTCCAGCTGAAAACCAGCCAGCCAACCAGAATGCTGCTCCTCAAGTGGTGGTCAATCCTGCAGCCAATCAGAATTTGCGGATGAATGCACAAGGTGGCCCAATCGTAGAGGAAGATGACGAGATAAACCGAGATTGGTTGGACTGGACCTATTCTGCAGCTACGTTCTCCGTTTTCCTCAGTATCCTCTACTTCTACTCCTCCCTGAGCAGATTCCTCATGGTCATGGGGGCCACCGTTGTTATGTACCT GCATCACGTTGGGTGGTTTCCATTCAGACAGAGACCGGTCGAGAACTTCCCAGATGATGGTCCTCCTTTCGAAGCTGTAAATCAGGACCCCAACAATAACTTGCAG GAAGGTGGCTCTGATCCTGAAACAGAAGACCCCAACCACCTCCCTCCAGACAGGGATGTACTCGAAGAGCAGACCAGTCCCTCGTTCATGAGCACAGCATGGCTCGTCTTCAAGACTTTCTTTGCCTCTCTTCTTCCAGAAGGTCCTCCAGCCATAGCAAACTGA
- the HERPUD1 gene encoding homocysteine-responsive endoplasmic reticulum-resident ubiquitin-like domain member 1 protein isoform X2 produces the protein MEPDAQPELEPLTLLVKSPNQRHRDLELSCERSWTVGHLKAHLSRVYPERPRPEDQRLIYSGKLLLDHQCLRDLLPKQEKRHVLHLVCNVKTPSKTPETSAKVAESTEQPTGLNQGQYPGDSSSDGLRQREALRNLSPSGWENMSRPEAAQQTFQGLGPGFTGYTTYGWLQLSWFQQIYARQYYMQYLAATAASGAFVPPPSAQEIPVVTAPAPAPIHNQFPAENQPANQNAAPQVVVNPAANQNLRMNAQGITLGGFHSDRDRSRTSQMMVLLSKL, from the exons ATGGAGCCAGATGCCCAGCCTGAACTGGAGCCCCTCACGCTCCTGGTGAAGAGCCCCAACCAGCGCCACCGCGACCTGGAGCTGAGCTGCGAACGCAGCTGGACCGTGGGTCACCTCAAGGCCCACCTGAGCCGTGTCTACCCCGAGCGCCCG CGTCCGGAGGACCAGAGGTTAATTTATTCTGGGAAGCTGTTGTTGGATCACCAGTGTCTCAGGGacttgcttccaaag CAGGAAAAACGGCATGTTTTGCATCTGGTGTGCAACGTGAAGACGCCTTCAAAAACACCAGAAACCAGTGCAAAG GTTGCTGAATCCACAGAGCAGCCCACTGGTCTTAATCAGGGACAGTACCCTGGGGATTCCTCAAGTGATGGTTTAAGACAAAGGGAGGCTCTTCGAAACCTTTCTCCCTCTGGATGGGAGAACATGTCTAG aCCTGAAGCTGCCCAGCAGACGTTCCAAGGCCTGGGGCCTGGTTTCACGGGCTACACAACTTATGGGTGGCTGCAGCTGTCCTGGTTCCAGCAGATATACGCCCGGCAGTACTACATGCAGTA TTTAGCAGCCACTGCTGCCTCGGGGGCTTTTGTCCCACCACCAAGTGCACAAGAGATACCTGTGGTCACAGCACCGGCTCCAGCCCCAATTCACAACCAGTTTCCAGCTGAAAACCAGCCAGCCAACCAGAATGCTGCTCCTCAAGTGGTGGTCAATCCTGCAGCCAATCAGAATTTGCGGATGAATGCACAAG GCATCACGTTGGGTGGTTTCCATTCAGACAGAGACCGGTCGAGAACTTCCCAGATGATGGTCCTCCTTTCGAAGCTGTAA